One genomic region from Streptomyces sp. Li-HN-5-11 encodes:
- the rpmB gene encoding 50S ribosomal protein L28 has product MAANCDVCGKGPGFGNNISHSHRRTSRRWNPNIQRVRTVVGGTPKRVNACTSCIKAGKVSR; this is encoded by the coding sequence GTGGCTGCCAACTGCGACGTCTGCGGCAAGGGGCCGGGCTTCGGCAACAACATCTCGCACTCGCACCGCCGTACGTCCCGCCGCTGGAACCCGAACATCCAGCGTGTGCGTACCGTGGTCGGCGGGACGCCGAAGCGCGTGAACGCCTGCACCTCGTGCATCAAGGCCGGCAAGGTCTCGCGCTGA